Proteins encoded by one window of Deinococcus aerophilus:
- the tsaB gene encoding tRNA (adenosine(37)-N6)-threonylcarbamoyltransferase complex dimerization subunit type 1 TsaB — protein sequence MTAPPTLVTLALDTATPWLTLALSWPGGEATFSREVGRAHAEELPAAARDLFAGAGLPFHAGAIVIGTGPGSYTGVRVGASYALGLGRVWGAAVWGVSTLEGLVRGDGPQAVSLDARKGNVYGAVYGVVGGAVEDVRHPPQKYTQEDFAALTGPLPHHHDAAPDGLALLRAGLRHGTQNWALAYL from the coding sequence ATGACTGCCCCCCCCACCCTGGTGACCCTGGCCCTGGACACCGCCACCCCGTGGCTGACCCTGGCCCTGAGCTGGCCCGGCGGCGAGGCGACCTTCTCGCGCGAGGTGGGCCGGGCGCACGCCGAGGAACTGCCCGCCGCCGCCCGCGACCTGTTCGCCGGAGCGGGCCTGCCCTTTCACGCCGGGGCCATCGTGATCGGCACCGGCCCCGGTTCCTATACCGGCGTGCGCGTCGGCGCGAGCTACGCGCTGGGCCTGGGCCGGGTATGGGGCGCAGCGGTGTGGGGCGTGTCCACCCTGGAGGGTCTGGTGCGCGGCGACGGCCCCCAGGCCGTATCCCTGGACGCCCGCAAGGGCAATGTATACGGCGCGGTTTATGGCGTCGTGGGTGGCGCGGTGGAAGACGTGCGGCACCCCCCCCAGAAGTACACTCAGGAGGACTTCGCCGCGCTGACCGGACCCCTGCCCCACCACCATGACGCGGCCCCAGACGGCCTGGCCCTGCTGCGCGCGGGGCTGAGACACGGCACGCAGAACTGGGCTCTGGCCTACCTGTAG